CACTTGCATGGGGATCCTGGGCTCTCAGACGCTTGCGTAGAGGACTGCCTCAACTCTCAAGAGAATCTGCCCATAGGAGCTGAGAACTGAAACCCAGCAAAACTCACTCCCAAAAGCAACTTGGTCCAAGTGACGTCATCATGAAACCAAGTAACTGGAAGTGTAGTAACTGGGTTTATTCTGCACCATGGCAACACTTCAAACAACTGAAAGGGCATTACATTGCAAAATACTACAGAAATGGCTACAATGGTTACCAGTTCAGTACAATATAAGGAGGGAATTCAATTCAATAGACAAATTCAGGACTTTATGAAGTAATCTTACAGTCAACTGCATgacttcatgggtttcctcccagttctccggtttccttccacattgggAAGCTTTAGCTCATCGGCTGGAAGTGTCTCTTACTGTGCTGCATCTTCAAGTAAACATCTGAAAAAAGATCAGGCAGTAAATGTGGCAATTCAtgggttcaagattcaagactcaggtttatttatcacgtgtacatcaaaacatgacccggctggtggtatagtggcatcagcgtcggacttcaggatgaaaggtcccgagttcgaatccagccggctcccctgcacgctttccatctgtgcagggttatgagctggtgatctctttggaaactcacccggcagaaggcaacgACAAACTACTGCTGTAatttgcctcgtacgcggttccccactacgtcagagaggcgtggagggaaatcgtccgctaaccggagaaattcgagatgcgacgtacctttccattcctacatcgaaacatacagtgaaatgcgtcatctgCGTTAATTACCAGTCCGCAAGTGTGGCCACACATTCAGGAGCCatcacagcatgtccacaatgttcagcaaaatgacacagaacacagcaaacaACAAACCAGCCACAGGAAAACAAAACccactcctctctcccacccactcacatgcACAAGATGAGTTGTCTTCTTTGGGCTCCAGTAGATTTGGACGTGCAGACACTGGGCCTTCGACTATCCCATTAGACTTGGAGAGATTCTCAGATTTGGGGCTCTGGCCAATGGCCTTGATTTCCAAACTTCTGATTTGAACCTTGGACCAACTACTGGACCTTCCGATTGAGCACCAGGGCTTCCAAATTCCAGACTCTCTGATGACAGGACCTGAAGTCTAGCCTCGAAACAGCAATCAAATAATTAGCAGGAAAATCTAGTTTTATAATTCAGATTGGTGGATAAATACTCTCatagacaatttgggaaaatgcTTCTCTCAGACCATGGGACCTGTTTAGTCCACTAGGGAGagaatgttgcctggcctgctgagttcctccaccattttgtgagtgttgctctggatttcaagcatccgCGGAATCGCTTGTGTTTTTATTAGTGGAATTCGTTGTTTGCAGCAAATCAAATCTGTGAGGAATGTATTGGTGACAGCCACAAGGATGGACATGTTTCTGGTGGCAACACCCACAGTTTATTAACTCTAATCCgagtttttggactgtgggaggaaagtagagcatctagaggaaacccacatggtaacagggagaacgtagaaacttctTACGGAcatcagtgggaattgaaccccaatcagtgatctCTGGTACTCTAAAGCGACGGTGCTAATCGCTACACTACCCTGCTGCCCCTTCAGCTGATATCTACCTATTATGTTCATGTTGCTGAGGTTACTTAAAGATTCATCATTTTCCCGTTCATGCCAATTAGCACCAAGATCTTTCATTGCAAAAATGCAAATGTCAAGTACCCTGGGGTACGCGTCACGCGTCAAGCCAGGCAGTTGCCCAGTAAGCTTCACCATGGTATAATTTTCTTTGTGACATATTgttgcctcccccaccccctcttgCCCCTGTGGTCCCTGTTGAAAATGTATCTGGAGACTTGGATGGTCTTCCTGGgaatagaccataaaaccattagatatagaagcaggattaggccgtttggcccatcgattctgctctgccatttcatcatggctgatccattttccctctcagccccaatctcctgccttctccctgtatcgctTCATGctgtgactaatcaagaacctatcaacctctgccttaaatatacccagtgactcagccgccacagctgtctgtggtaatgaattccacagatgcatcactctggctaaagaaattcctcctcaactagattctaaaaggacactcctttattctgaggctgtgtcctctggtttagacttccccaccattggaaacatcgtctccacacccattctatcaaggcctttcaacattcaggtttcagtgagatctgcccctctccccccaatcttctgaattccggcaagtacaggcccagaggcatcagacACTCCTCAacgacaagccgttcaatctcAGAATATTTTTTGTAaaccccctttgaaccctttccaatgtcagcacatcctttcttagataaggggtccaaaactgttcacaatactccaagtgaggcctcgccggTGCCTTAtgcagcctcaacattacatccttgcttttatattctagtcctcttgaaatgaatgctaacattgcatttgcccttcaCACCACCAACTCATTCTGCAAATTAgccttcagggaatcttgcacgaagactcctaaatccctttgctcCTCGAATTTTTGAATAGCTCAGTGATTTCCTCCCAGAAGTGCAGTGGAAGAGAGGGGAAACATGGGATCTCCAAGTCATTCTATAACAAAAGGAGGCTATTTGCTCCATAGAATCTATGCTTGGCCTTGGTAGAGTAATCCATTCTCCTTCTAATACAAATGAACGCAACGAGGTGCAACGCTGTTACAGTTTGGGCTGTCGGAGTTCGGATCTCTGGAATACTCCcaatgccacgtgctagtgaagatcagaacaggaagatagcgtaaatgaatgagtggctgaggagatggtgcaaggggcagggtttcaagttcttggatcattggaacctttcctggggaaggggtgacatgTACAACTGggatgggctgcacctgaactacAGGGAAACCAATATCCTTGGAGAGAGGTTTAAACTCGATTTATGGGAGGGGGGGAGAGCCAAAGTGAAGAAGCAGAGGATGGGGCGGTTGGCGCACAAGtagtgacagcttgtagggagtttatgaggaaggataggcagatgatagaggaaagaaacactcagccagatggtttgagatgtgtctattttaatgcaaggcgGGTGAACTTGgagtgtggatcaatacgtggaaatatgatgctgtggccattacagagacatggatgactcaggggcaggaatggctgctgagtgtgacaggctttagatgtttcagaaagaacagggagggaggcaaaagaggtggggagtggcactgctaatgagggatagtatcacggctgcagaaaaggaggaagtcatggaggaattgtctactgagtcattgtgagtggaagtcagaaacaggaagggggcaataactctactgggtgtttttatagaccccccaatatgtgacaaatgttcatggaatatttgcatggcattttgtataggtatgttccattgaggcagggaaaagatggtagggtaaaagaaccatggtgtacaaagaatgtagaaaatctagttaagaagaaaagaaaagcttttgaaaagttcaagaaactaggtactatcagagctctagaaaattacaagggtgccaggaaggagctcaagaatgaaattaggagagttagTAGAGGCcctgaaaggccttgatgagcAGGAAtgaggaaaaccctaaggcattctacaagtatgtgaagagcaagaggctgagccgtgtgagaataggaccaatcaggagtgagagCGGAAACATGTGCacggagtcggaggaggtagcggaggtacttaatgaataccttgcttcagtattcaccagtgaacagcaccttggcaattgtggggatgacttacaacaGACTGAAACGCTTGAACATAtatacattaagaaagaagatgtgctggaacttttgaaaaatattaagttagataagtagataagtcactgggaccggacggatataccccaggctactgtgggaagcgagggaggagattgctgagcctctggcaatgatctttacatcatcaataggAACaggagaagtatcagaggattggaaggttgcaaacgttgttcccttgttcaagaaagggagtagagataacccaggaaattatagaccagtgagtcttacttcagtggtgcaCAAGtcgttggagaagatcctgagagacaggatttatgagcatttggagagacataatctgattagggatagtcatggCTTTAACAGGTCAATGCCTTATGAATCCGATTGACTTCTTTGAGGatgtgtctaaacacattgatgaaggtcgagtagtggatgtagtgtacatggatctctgtaagccatttgataaggttcctcatgctagactcattcagaaagtaatgagggaagggatccaaagagaccttgctttgtgtatccagaattggcttgcccacagaaggcaaaaggtagctgtagatgggtcatattctgcatagaggttgatgtccagtggtgttctgtagggatctgttctaggaccccctCCTCTtcctgattttcataaatgacctgaatgaggaaatagaagggtgggttagtaagtttgctgatgagacagaagttgggggtgttgtagatcgtctggaaggttgtcagatgttacagtgcaacatcaataggatgcagaactgggctgagaagtggcagatagagttcaacccagaaaagggtgaagtggttcattttggtaggtcaaatttgaaaacagaatataatattaaaggtaagactcttggcagtgtggaggatcagcaagaacTTGGAGTCCATgttcataagacactcaaagctgctgcacaggttgacagtattgttaagaaggtgtatggtgtgttggcctttatcaaccgtAGCATTGaactcaagagccatgaggtaatgttacagctatataagaccttggtcagaccccacttggagtactgtgttccgtTTTGGTCatctcgctacaggaaggatgtggatgctatagagagtgcagaggagatttacaaggatgttgcttggattggagagcatgagaattggttgagtgaactggccttttctccctggaacaacggaggatgagaggtgacctgataggggtgtataagatgatgagaggcattgttcatgaggatagccagagactttttcccagggctgagatggctaatacgagggggcatagttttaaggtgcttggaagtaggtacaagggagaaGTCAGAGGTAGTTtgtcacactgagagtggtgggtgcatggaatacactgccagttacagtggtagaggtggatataatacagtcttttaagagactcttagataggtacatggagcttagaaaaatggaaggctatgcagtagggaaattctgggcagcttctagagtaggttacatggtcggcacaacattgtgggccgaaggggcctgtaatgtgccatagattttctatgctctatgttaaccctagcctaatcacgagacaatttacaatgaccaactaaccaatCAActagtacgtttttggactgtgggaggaaatttgagctcctggaggaaacccactcagtcatgaggagaacgtacaagctccttacaggcagtggcaggaattgaacccaggtcactggtattgTACGGCATGTGCTCACCACTATGCTACCCTGCCACCCCAAGTGGACATCGATAGGTTCGTGATTACTGGGtgcatcaaaggtcacagggtaaaggcaggagaatgcagtggagagggaaaataaatcagtcatgattgaatggggggagcagactcaataggctgagtggcctaattctgctcctacgtcttatgggaTTGCGTTGCAAGGAAGGAATGCTGTTACAACAGATTCTacaatataaatttactttgcaggtAAAAGGGTCAGATCATCGGACACTTCGCTGCTGGGTTCTGGCCTCTCCCACGTTCTCTGGTCTGTCAGCCACTCCAAGGTATCCTATTCCTCTTTTGCTCACTTTGCACCTGCCCGCAAAACCTCAGATCCCCGATCAGAGAGATTCCTTTTGTCCTCCTTCTCTGTTACCTGGACCAACTTGCTTCTCTCCCTCTCATTTCTGATGAAAAGTCCTAGAATTGAAGCATTGACTcctcagatgctgtttgacttgctgaATTTTCCCAGAGTTCTCCTCTTTTACAAACAcaggtgattctgcagatgctggaggaactcagtagatcaggcagtatctaaagAGGGGAATAAACCATCAACATTTCAagattcctgatgaagagtctcagcatgaaacatggactgtttattcctctccatagaggctgcctgaccttctgagttcctccagcattttgcgtgtgtgtctttgttctccccccatttttatttcagatttccaacatgtgTTTTGTTTAAATTCCTAGGCCTCTAAATCACCTCTTTGCCACCTGTGTCAAACCAATCATATCCCTAGATATACAAAGGCATTTAGAAAATAAATATTGTTCCTGAAGTGAAAAAATCCAGCTATGTCTACAAATTTTTAAAAGGTGTATTGAAAGTCTTTATACCTTTGGAACTGTTTTTATTCAAAAATGAACATACCTATTGACTTTTGGAGATTACCATAATTAATCAAAGTAAATATTAATTTGATGCAATTTTATATCTTGAAGCAACTCAgcctcttttttaaagaaaagtacATTACATAATTTAGGTAAGTCCTTAAATGTTTCTTTTTACCATAATAAGaaccatcaaagacatcttgaTGCCTTAAGAAAATAGTATGCATCATTACCATCCagtatgtgccctcttctcattaccatctggaaggaggtacaggagcctgtagactcacactcaatattccccctgccgtcagatttctgaacagaccatgaacacTGGGGCAAatagggtgtgggggggggggtggaaggagaGAAGAGGgccgatgctttgctgctgcttgtgcatgggaggaggTAGGGGgtagggaggctttggggttctaatgatttttgtcattcactctttgggggttattttgtggatgtctgtgaagagtaagaatttcaggttgtatactgtatacattttctgatattaaatggaaccattgaacccatgaacactacttcacttcttTCACTACTTATAGatttctttttgtctttttatgtcctgcacagaactgctgctgcaaaacaccaaatttcacaacatatatcagtgatagtaaacccaaTTCTGGTACCAAAAATTCCACAAACTACGGCACAGCCATTTCATGGTTTATTATTATAATAGTGACAGATTTCATATCACAACATGTCACTTGAAAGCATTACTGAAAATAAGTGCCATATGGACGGCAGAGAATGTTGTACAGACAGACATTGGTTCTAGGCAGTGTTCTTAAATCCTCCAATGACATTCTGGACAGATGACCGTCTAAACGCAGGCTACAAGAAGTGCTTTGAACAGTATATACCAGGAAATATTAGACCAATTATTGCTTAGTCACAATCTTGGCTCACTTGTTTATTGATTGCAGAGACAACCAGAGTTAATATTCAGTCAAAGGAACAAccaagaaaatatttaaaaaaagacataacCCTTCGCCCAGATATCAGAGGACTAGTGTATTTGGTTCCGTGTGTGTGGAAATGTGGAAGACAACTACATTGAGCATTCAGTGGAATTTTAATTACACCTTCAAGAGATTGGAGCAAATGTTCCTGAAGTTATTTTACTTCCGCATGATAGTGACAGCAATGGTTAAAAATCTTGGATGTGGGCGGAGCCCGGTGGTAATTTTAACCTAACACGCCTGGTGAAATTCCTTCATGACGCGGTGGGACGTTGACTTTGCAACCACTTGATCATTCTCTCAGTTAACTTCCACAGGGAGTAAAAGTTAGGCGGAGGGGGCATTTGAAGCAGGCATTGGACTTGATCACCTGACTTGTTTCACTCTGGGTGGGCTGAGTTAGAATCAGTCCCAAATTTCTGTGGGGGATTCCCTATGAGTTTACTATCATGAACACTTAAACCTGGGCATTAACCTTTAAGTTATGACAGTTCATTGGTAGTTCAATCTAATGGAAGCAAACTTCATAACTTTGAAGAACTAGGTCTGATCTTACTAATGAGCAAAGTCACATGCTTGAAAAATCATAAGTCTCAACATGCATCAAATAGCTCTTGACATCAAATGTTTAGatagtgggggaaaaaaattgcaGCTCTCTGCCCTTTGAGTAGTTGCGTCTCTCGTAGAGCTCCAGTCTACACGTTTGTAGTTTGCAGCAGGTAAGGTCAAAGTTCTTTCCTCATTCAGGCAATTAAGGAGCCACCAGACAGCAATTCAAGAAAATGTAAAGAACTGGCTGGATCACCAGTTTCACCAAAGGCCATGCCATATTTGTGAATTGTACTCTTTCCAAAGGCTGATTAGAAGTTGGCTAGATTTGGGCACAAGGAATTATCAAGGCGTCAGAGAGAGGAGCCTGTGCTTGCCCACCAACAGGCTCACCCTGCAATGATCTACAGAGATGTTGACCAAATGGGAAACTTTGCCCCTTGCATACTCCACAGCCATTGGAATCCAACCCAACCCTGTGCAATCTCCATCTTAAATCAAAGAAAATGTTTAATACAGACAGCATAGTGTGTTTACCCTGGTTAGGAAACACTACCCTGCCTAATCCCACCTTCCAGAATTTGGTCCATAGTCCCTGTACATGGTTCTTACTACCACTGCCCCCACCACCCTCTCAGGCGGTGAGTTCCTAATCACCACCAGTCACTGAGTGAAGCTAGTTTACTTCAACTCCTCTATAATCCATTGCCAATTGCATTaaatctctccccactccctggAGTTTACTCCAAAAATAGGTCCTTTCCATTTATCAATGTCCCTTTTACATCTTAATTGTCACATTAGCCTCCTCTCTTCCAAAGTAAAGGCCAACCTAGTTTTTCCATCATTGGTAAATGCTTTCAGCCCTGGCACTGTCCTTGTAAATCACATTTCCAGGGAGGTTGCTTAGCCTGCAACAGATCAGTCATCAAACTCAGATCTAACACAAAACTCCTAGCACTTGAGTGGATTTCAATTGCAGTTCCAATTGAAAGGATACTCTTAATAAAAAAACATCTGGCCAACTTGTTTCAGCCCTGCAGCCTTCCAAGTTTGAGTTTCTCTACCTCTTGCTTCTTGTGTGTGCCTAAACATGATTATATTACCACTGGTAGCCAAGTTTCTTTTCAGACCCaatgaagagttttggcccaaaacatcaactctttattcctttccacagatgctgcctgacctcctgcattttgtgtgtgagagagtgagagagtgagaattGTGGGGCAGACTAGCCTAATTCTGATCTGTTTTATGGCCCCAAATCTTTGAGGAAAATGCAGTGGGACAGCAAAGACTTCAGGCTTCCAAAGGAAGGCCTGCAGTAATCAGCAAGTTCTTAATGGGAACTAGCCCACCAGTCTATTCCAGGCACAAAGCTCTctgcaattgcaaaaaaaaaaacaggataaaATCTTCAGCCTTGTCGAATGTAGGGCCGATGAAATGTTAATGTCTTGGTAAGGGGGGTGGGGAGACAGTCccattttcaattcaattcacccttcTGACACTGAGGGTTGGATAAGCAAAGTGGGGCTTTACAAAgcaaaatatttcacatttttttttatcactggcTTATAGAAATGGTTTTCCATGAACCttaaaaaaaaagagggctaCATTCTTTCTACTGGGATCTTAGATGTTCCACTAAGACTTGTGCCCTGTGGGCATTACACAGGTGCAGAACAATACGATCTTTTCCACAGCCAGTCGGTAGATGTAGGTCTTGTGTTTGCACTTTGAGTCCCTTCTCAGCACTACGACGGATGTGTGATACGGCACACTTGATAAGCTGTTATCGATCTTCCCATTGGCTTTGATGCAGCCCTTGTACAGACAGTACGCTTCCATCAACTTCCTTGGGTAGCGTGCACTGTCTTCGTTAATTCTGTTTGAAAAGCAAAATAGTTCAAGATGAAACTGCTACCACTTTTGGTTCCCATGTTCCCCTCCAAATACATCAAGAAGaaaatacaaaatcctgaaaataCATACCACCAGCCTCAAGGACACTGTTATATCCttttatgataagatggactcctgacctcaaaatgtacctcattatggccttgcactttattgtctgcctgcactgttttTTTCTCTGCCACTGTAGTACCGTGCTGTGTATTtcattattgcttttcccttctactacctcaatgcactgatatgATGAAACGATCTGTGTGGATGACATGTGAGACAGGTTTTTCCATTGTGCCCCAGTACATCAGGTATCTCGATAGCGTCGGGGTTAGagcgacactattacagttcggCAGCATCGGAGTTAACAGTTCaattcctctgtaaggagtttgtacctcctccccatggaatgtgtgggtttccaccgggtgctctggtttcctcccacagtccaaagacgtaccgcgtaccggttagtaggttaattggtcatcgtaaactgtcctgtgattagactagggttaaataggtgggttgctgggcagtgcggctcagagaactggaagggcctgttctacaaTGTAACTCTAAATGaataattataaaataaaaacactAGTCTCATTTGCCCAAATCCCTCTAcaattttcctgtccatgtacttatccaaacgcctcttaaatgttgtaattgtacctgcctccacaactttctctagcagctcattcaatCCATCCACCACCCTTCTCTGGCGTGAAGCTGCCAGGCAGGTCCCTtaagatcaccccccccccccccgaccccaccTAAAACCTTCAGTTTTTGATTCCATTTCACTGGAGAAAAAGATGGTATGCATTCTCCCAatggcaaaacacacaaaatgctggaggaactcaacaagtcaggtaacacccatggaggggaataaacagtcaatgtttccggaaggatctcagcctgaaaaatagactgtttattcatttccatagatgctgtctgacctgctgagttcctccagcattctgtgtgtgttgctctggatctccagcatctgcagaatctcttgtgtttgtgcatTCATCTTATCTAGGCCCTTATGATTTCATTTACTTTTATTGAGAGATACAACACGGAGCATCTCCTTCCGGCCCACTGAACAGTGCCACCCAGCGCCCCACCATTtttacactagcctaatcacaggatcaactaacctactaaccagcttGTCTTTGGACTACaggagcaaaccagagcacctggaggaaagccccATGCAGACGAGAAGGACAAGCTTTCTTACAGagagtgccagaattgaactcagcACTCCTgataccctgagctgtaacagcatcacactaaccactacatctACATGGTGCCCCTATACTCCGCTATAAGATCAGCCCTCAATCTCCCaagttcaaggaataaagtcctgccCAACCTCTTCTGGTAACTGAACCCTCAAGTTCTGGCAGCATACTCAAATATTGGAACATTGGTGatgtgcgaggaaactggagcaaccccacacagtcacagcgAGAACATACCAACCCCATACAGACAGCCCGGGTCCCGTTAATAGCTACTGAGGGCCATTGTTCATGCAGACTTAATGTTGGTGCActtcacagcgctaagcagtattgcacccatattgtactgtctcagtacttttatagttgtgtgctgtagcacttactttttattcgcagttatttttgtaaataacactattctttgcatttctggtctgatactaactgcatttcattggctttgtatctgtactcggcacaatgacaataaagttgaatctaatctaatctcctgCTGCAGGACACACTTAATAATATTCACTTTTTGATTTGTTTAAGAATAAATGTTGCAACAGCAGAAACTCCTGATCAACCTGATGGGCAAGATGTTTATAAATCTGCTCTTTCTGGAAACAAACCCAACTGCTAAATACCACTTTAGTGACAAGTTCTAGCACATGCCCCGCAATGAAGTGTTAGCAACCATTCAGGCTCCATATCACTGGCACGccatccctccctcacctccagttgTCCCAGAAGAGGAGGGGCAAGTGCTGAGGTCCTTCTGGTGAAGATGCTCCCACAATGGAGTTAGGGAGGAACGACCAGGATCCAACCATGATCACTGAATGGCCACACAGCAATGGAGAGTTACAACTCAGAAACAACTTTGTCCTACTCTACACCATTCCCcttaatcaacaaactcattcgtgaggccagtgatgttgtggggatggaactggactccctcacggtggtgtctgaaaagaggatgctgtctaagttgcatgccatcttggtcaatgtctcccatccactacataatgtactgggtgggcacaggagtacattcagccagagactcattccaccgagatggagcacagagcgtcatagggagtcattcctgcctgtggccatcaaactttacaactcctcccttggagggtcagacaccctgagccaataggctggtcctggatttatttcctggcataatttacttattactatttaattatttatggttttattactatttaattatttatggtgcaactgtaacgaaaaccaatttccctcaggatcaatatcTATGACTATGAATTCCACTCACCTAGACATTCAAGCCAATTAATGTTCAaacttcaaactaaatttattatcaaattacatacatgttaccatatatgaccttgagattcattttcctggagGCACTTACAGGAAATAGATAATCTATgaagaactatacataaacaaagaccagaaaacaaccaatgcgcaaagacaacaaactgcaaatatcaaAGATAGAACACTGAGAACCTCAGctgtaaaaagtccttgaaaatgaatctgtaggttgtggacaacaggaattctgcagatgctggaaattcaagcaacatacatcaaagttgctggtgaacgcagcaggccaagcagcatctataggaagaggcgcagtcgacgtttcaggccgagacccttcgtcaggactgtaggttgtggaattagtttggtgttgtggtgattgaagttatcctcgCTGGTTTGAAGCCTTATTGtttagggcaataactgttcctgaacctggtggtgcaggtcccgAGGTTACTGCACCTCCTGCTCGATGGTCGTTGTGAGAAGAACATGGCTTGgacagtgggggtccttgataacagatgctactttcttgtggcagcactctttgtaaatgcactcaatggtggggagagctttccctgtgatggactgggctgtatcctcactttctgcag
The sequence above is drawn from the Mobula hypostoma chromosome 2, sMobHyp1.1, whole genome shotgun sequence genome and encodes:
- the LOC134342683 gene encoding interleukin-17A-like: MHSKFLQVEWLVCLVLLSVAVPSITARHSCAEPSEKHLLNKLKHSGSNAEQFIPGKEFNASHSLTSLIGEQSNSPWSYRINEDSARYPRKLMEAYCLYKGCIKANGKIDNSLSSVPYHTSVVVLRRDSKCKHKTYIYRLAVEKIVLFCTCVMPTGHKS